One Coregonus clupeaformis isolate EN_2021a unplaced genomic scaffold, ASM2061545v1 scaf0853, whole genome shotgun sequence genomic region harbors:
- the LOC123481158 gene encoding ubiquitin carboxyl-terminal hydrolase MINDY-3-like → EMCLVAPESPSEQARRVFQTFDPEDNGFIPDSLLEEVMKALDLVSEPEYYVSLMKSKLDPEGLGIVLLAPFLLEFFPDQDTGIPDSFPVYHYNGLKQSNHNERVEYVQGTALVLGFEDPMVRTDDTPVKRCLQTKWPYIELLWTTERSPSLN, encoded by the exons GAGATGTGTCTGGTGGCTCCTGAGTCTCCGTCTGAACAGGCCAGGAGAGTTTTCCAAACCTTCGACCCAGAAG aTAACGGCTTTATTCCAGACTCTCTGTTGGAGGAGGTGATGAAGGCACTAGACCTCGTCTCAGAACCCGAATacta TGTGAGTCTGATGAAGAGTAAGTTGGATCCAGAGGGCTTGGGGATCGTGCTGCTGGCTCCTTTCCTCCTGGAGTTCTTCCCTGATCAG GATACTGGAATCCCAGACTCCTTCCCTGTCTACCACTACAATGGCCTGAAACAGTCCAACCACAACGAGAGG GTGGAGTATGTGCAGGGTACAGCCTTGGTCCTGGGCTTTGAGGATCCCATGGTGAGGACAGACGACACTCCAGTGAAACGATGCCTCCAGACCAAGTGGCCCTACATAGAACTGCTGTGGACTACTGAACGCTCTCCTTCACTTAACTAA